A genomic stretch from Apis cerana isolate GH-2021 linkage group LG9, AcerK_1.0, whole genome shotgun sequence includes:
- the LOC108001949 gene encoding elongation of very long chain fatty acids protein 6-like: protein MKNLSYTEVVTTPNYLYVFNFEKNFVYMETKRWMQNNSTNSIYYCIIYVILVFGGKYYMSKRQRFNLRGALILWSSLLSLFSIIGLFRTLPEMIHILTHYSFYHSVCIPSFIEQDVVSGFWSWMFALSKLLEFGDTIFIVLRKQKLIFLHWYHHITVLLYTWFSYADNIASARWFMVLNYFVHSIMYSYYALKAMRYKTPVFIPMLITILQITQMILGCVISIMSYHYLESHKECKNSRIHMIFSILMYLSYFILFCKFFYKSYIDKNGKFQKKFTINGTMDHKKFKAN from the exons atgaagAATCTATCTTATACTGAAGTGGTTACAACacctaattatttatatgtttttaacttcgagaaaaatttcgtttatatgGAAACTAAAAGATGGATGCAAAATAATTCGACgaatagtatttattattgtattatttatgttattctaGTCTTTGGTGGAAAATATTACATGTCAAAGAGACAAAGGTTTAATCTCAGAGGTGCACTTATATTGTGGAGTTCATTGCTTTCATTGTTCTCCATTATTGGACTGTTTAGAACGTTACCAGAAATGATTCATATATTAACACATTACAGTTTTTATCATAGTGTTTGTATACCtag ctTTATTGAACAGGACGTGGTATCTGGTTTTTGGTCATGGATGTTTGCTCTATCAAAACTTCTGGAATTTGGCGACACAATTTTTATAGTGCTACGAAagcagaaattaattttcttgcatTGGTATCATCACATAACAGTTCTTCTTTACACGTGGTTTTCATATGCAGATAATATTGCATCCGCGAGATGGTTTAtggtgttaaattattttgtgcaTTCCATAATGTATAGTTATTATGCTCTGAAAGCAATGAGATACAAAACACCAGTATTCATTCCAATGTTAATTACTATTCTACAGATAACTCAAATGATTTTAGGTTGCGTCATAAGTATTATGAGTTATCACTATCTGGAAAGCCATaaagaatgtaaaaattcACGTATACATATGATTTTTAGTATACTTATGTATCTTagttatttcattcttttttgcaaattcTTTTACAAATCTTATATTGACAAAAATGGTAAATTCCAAAAGAAATTTACTATAAACGGAACAATGGATCATAAAAAGTTCAAAGCTAACTGA